Genomic DNA from Mus musculus strain C57BL/6J chromosome Y, GRCm38.p6 C57BL/6J:
actcagtatgttgaccaggttaacctggaacacacaaatatctctctgccttttcctccagaatactaggattaacatgggaaccaatatgaccggttgccctcttattttaattgaatattttaaacaatgggtctaacagttctacagtcaagtttgttctttcagttgcatcatcttttttagatttggaaaagaattagcctttattaaaagtgtttccctatgaagaattaagtatacttttgatcctttttttttgtgcatttgttcttttgaaaactgttcttgaagctcaaaattattttccttacagaaattaaaattcagataagattagatatttcttatccaaaatacatggactgtttttttctatgttgtggaacatttctgtagactttacaggttgaacatccttcatctgaacataccaaaccctaagtattctaaagtatgaagcatgtttgtgatatctatcatttaattttaagtttccatagcattattgaatgaaatttatctatatctatttttacttgaatacatggaatcatctaatttttcttcaaaatgactctttatttttaatatagatgacatttataagacgcttcacataaagagaaaatggatggaaacttatgtcaaagaatctttcaaatgcagcaaccagaaattagaaagattttgcaaaacgaacgaacgagagaggtagagttgttatatttgtagggtcaaatgtgtatcattttaaaaattatatgtggctgcagtttaaaaaaaattatatcatgtctgattctttagtaaaaatgtgtggctttgattttgtctaaacagttaaccctataacaacatgccttcaagcaaactaaatctaattcatagaaatctatgaaaattttattttctgctttaagtcaatgttaatgagatttaaattttaatttacattcattgtggaaatacagaagtcttgcacatagtcttaggaatgtaatttatggattattatgtttaacaatattcaaaaggaacaactacaattacatatgcagacaatttgtatattttatttgacatgttttgcactgtctttactaaggcaatgtatgaaaaataaattagaacttatatttggtagaaaataatgaaaaaaaaccacattgaaatataattaaattttgtacatgtatatatatatatatatatgtgtgtgtgtgtgtgtgtgtgtgtgttacgtgtgtgttgtgtgtgtttatatttctttaattttgaaaagctaaaacgtaaatgaaaacctctctgataatatgttaggggaaaaatctataatgatttcccattagatattttatactgctatttttctttttatagtatgaaatgttcaattgaatttgttctgagtgttctttttcatattggtatgaaatgtgcctgcttttgttactgtgctttacaggaagaacatcaacaacaaattttgtgagcagtatataactacatttcagaagtctgatatggatgtacagaaattcaatgaagaaaaagaaaaatcagtggttggtaccataaaaaaaacttaatatttaacctagtattactaagtaggaatggaacaactagccttgagttgagcatatgaaactaaattaagttccattatctatctatccttgcttctgttctagtcttactgagatataaactattgattgcatactatatcaatgaaaacgactaggcattttatggtataccagatcataagttttcaagaggcagacatttgcagaaagatcaagagatgattaccagtgactacaaaaaaaaaaaataaataaaacaaaaaaaaaaaacaaaaaaaaccacaatatatcagagttcaaagaagagagaaagcttatttattggtttcacctggactctgttgtttatattaaaaaaccaactcaatttggtaaatcagttcttacagtcctaaatttagtaaagatttagtaataacagaggatggaaacaaacaatctcaacagccctggaagaattttcctgtggaagaatatcagcaaacaattttagatcacgtctccattactctacctgtagagtcatcacctggtttccaagtaagatctgagacaacgataatcatattaaccattttattttatttactggttaatagtttggaaagtattcaatttgaaaggaacagcaaattcattcttgcctcagaaggcattgaggaacctgccattatgagtcagttctggaaagagataggaactaaagataaataatatatactccaattgaagacagtttttaaacattggactctggatgacatttcaagggaaagtgatcatccctgtaaataaggagtctaaagacagaacagcagggtacttcaagatttgtaattctgcatatggcagctggtgagagggagccagtaaaggaagagaaccactggtagaaagaaaactaccatgagtgaaggaaagttttaaagaagaaaagatccctaaatgtgtcatatgctgcatgtgggcccaataagattgatttacagggctggaagatggtttaattggtaatctttctcccgtgtaggcatggagaccccagcttatattccctgcattgggatgaatgcccacaccaccaccaacaacaacaaaataaacaacaacaaactagcaacactaaaaacaaaccaccaccacaacaacaaaaaaaagttggtgtggttgtgagcattttaaaacaaccaatctcagatttagttcagagaaaagaagatctccagatctttgtagccaccaggtgtagcataaatgatgagctctaggtttagtgagattctgtctctgaaacagtactgtgaaatcaaagatgacacccaatattaaccctttgtctccaaatgtatgcaggtgcactttttttaaagataagcattgcaaattagaggtaattttacttaattatgatgatttgagtgcaaatgtgaggtaaaaaattgatcacagtgaataaagggcaaaacaggattgtagtagcccaaggtgaaaaggtgtaaagggcttgtcttaatttttttttaaatgcaaattatcatggttgtgcgcaaccctaaagaatacaatgagaactttatgttactacttctatgtgttgcttgagattggaatctacagaaaaccaatctaagcttccaagactaggattttaccgagttcatgtatacatggtgcatgcctataaacataagaacttgggaggctaaggccagtctgtgcattatgaaaaactctttcacattaaaaaaaaattcctaccccacaattggtagcataatgttatttcatattattgtaaatatatatatatatttagtcaaaatagttgttaaaattttaaatcagttggaaaactattccttttaactttcatatagaattatttttgctcacataaatgttttagtattagatatgcatttagtgttttattgttagactaacatgcatgttgcatggcagtaacaacaaaaataaacagaattgttatactaaggttttccttttacatttgtagaatagttgtcaaaaagaacaacaagcattgaaactgtccaaatgtagtcagaaccagaccctggaagcagttaaagaaatgcatgagaagtccatggaggtatgttgcacatggtccataaaatgaccttaggaatctaaatatgttttaataatcataaagttttaactacttattattttgaattatttcttactgaaatgactgctattatccataaaatcctaatggctttgtatgaattattaaagttatgaaatgataaaatgggaatttgacctcagatgtacctcatactttaataacactataattatcctgctttattaaacataaccctaacactaaccctaatcctaatcctgaccttaacctttaccctatacatcatctgcacagaatctttcatatttgtatccttgggaatttatttaataagaggtacttttctgttttaggttttgatgaacttggggaccaagtactaagatatgctttttggtgtagatggtgaactgagaaaaaaaaatgtctatgtttgaaagagccatcatggagaataatctgaagttctcttctactttcccatcttcagaaaaatgaagcatgaaaaattttcacttgctggtatatatataaaacaaataaaaaaatctctaacttttttgtttcctatgaaacagagttttaaagtttctttaatccttgttattctgatgattctgagaaggaagttaatcccagtgatgtgattacaaagttaactagcagttatacctttagagttaaaatagaacttctttatttttaaatatctttaatcattttcttgtttaagtataagtgcatctttatattaacttccaaaggaaatctaaatgaatatgtgaatggtatatagtcccgtggactgaaattccacacactaatatagttgaattatttaaaatttattcttatactttttttaaagtcgagattttattcttctcctagttccccctcttactgttccacaccccatatctcctgcctatatgcccccatgctcccagggccccaagcccacaatccccatctccaagagtatgacaccaccatcctgtcccctctccaccagacctccctgctccctggggcctgaagtcccttgaggattagatggacctcatctgactgagtccagacctggcagtccttttctgtatatgtgttggtggctttatatcatctggtgtatgaagcctggttgctggctcagtgtctgagacatcctgggaggtccaggttatttgagattgttggtcctcctaccgggtagacctcttcctcagcttcttccagcttttccccaattcatccacaggggttcccagcttctgtctatttgttgcatataaatttgagcatctgactctttcacctgctggtttggtctttcagagagcagtcatgataagcccattttttgtgagcacagaatagcatcagtaatagtgtcaggccttgatgcctctccttgagctttatcacaatttggtcttgtcactgaatctccttttctttaggcttttctccatgttttttccttgcagttctttcagacaggaacaattctgggttagagctttttactgtgggatggtaactcaatctttccacttgatgtcctgtccctccactggaggaggactctacaagttccctctccccactgtagggcatttcttctaaggtccctccctttgagtccttagggtctctcacctcccaggtctctgatataaccgagggttttctcacctcctacctcaaaaagttgcctgtttccattctttttgcttttcctcagcacttcagttatgttccccacacacataatacctgatcatgttcaccttcttgtcccatttcccacccaggctctttcctccccatcactgtagtgatttttttaaccttcttaacatttaaaattgttttcattcatacagataattgaaatttatttattttttgattcattatctaattagtttccaaaggtaagagatacaaataaagaaggtacattgggttgattttatttcacttcatttcatttttgaaataggcacatagtatgttgtgtattgtccaagaagttctagaatgtttaggttccaggtgatctcagcattccatgtaggtattattacaggtatgtgacaacatacctggcttatattgttcttaagaaagtagtcccacaaaaatttcctataaacactttaaaattaacattgctctcagagatgaaaatatttcctgttaacttacaaaattcatagaaagtatatttctttcttgaaagaaactaaactgctaacttcaaggcaggataaaaggactgattagccccctctctctgttctaggcccaacctctctgttcccattgttcttgtttctatagctctgtctctctctttgttttcagctacccctctatctgttctttacCCCACattttttctgacctaatggttttgtttctgcctctatgcctctatacctcccccatttcctcactcctctaccctctcccaatcattccctttataccaggtctgttccgtggtgtaatttctgaagttcacaacatgcatgggtccagcaaatgtattcccttgccatgtaatatttcataacactaacacattaaaagcaactgacaaaatctataaatattagtttgagacattgatttttgtattcccaaaaaggaatcaaaacaacatttcatttggcttggccttcagataaattcagataacctaaccttacctaatcactaagaatgctaaattatgcacttgtttttctccttgcaacaatgtatgtccatcagtgccctttgacacaaataaatccacaaacttgctccattgacaagagcattgctcatttaatcctgtgataacaaaagcaggtgcagcaggagcagcatctgccctaggtcctctcaggagctctttcttttattcactctcaagaatcactagaatttcaaacaaaaactatctgcagctggggacagacatgagattaaaacaaaacaaaataaaaaaaaactacacatataacattgctgggtttttataggaagcaaaattctcatacattttttcctataaggaggatggaggatcctacaactcagaagcaaataaaacttccaagttttaggaagctcagaaagtgcTAGGTTtactgaggccctcccaaaggcaagaaaagaggaacacaattgctggggtgatgtttcgcctacctcttcctggtaaagagaattcaacacagttgaattcttttcaacagcttaagagcaggaatgcctcaatgctacaggaaccccaggaacccagggaggactgcttaaatacaccccagcactggggagggctatgcgtcctgctagggttggtcagtctgcagacatgttaatttgcatgcacccactcaggaggggttggtgccagatttggtctagcacctgctcagtggtgttgtttactgcgatggtgtactggagaccagcaccatcttttaggtgctggctgcctacagcatgaacagattttttttttaactacttgcttggactgatcttcccctgctttgtgggcccagcctgctaattctgttatctactgtatttgtctgactcatttgggataaggatttacttggacccagcttcatttgtcacatccacttttcaagtataaaaaaaatcacatactccatctaccaacatgggagacattattttttgatatgcagttttccccaacagtggaatgacaagacgaccagagccatcccttaggacagggacaaatgatccaaaagttactattctctaacctaggacaaccagtgtcaataattttatatgtctctgcaaacctagattatggctgatcaacttcattgagtcagtggtagcactcagagtgggcatacaggctaaatgataactatatatgtgaacatccttcaactctggccagatgtaccactaaagcccatttttacatttcctactggaagcacatcttatgaacaacctggcactacaagtgcaaaaatggtgctccttcaaaaggagccttctgcatcagact
This window encodes:
- the Gm21638 gene encoding X-linked lymphocyte-regulated protein PM1-like → MRRMALKKLKVIPKEGYLLLLDFDDEDDDIKVSEEALSEVKSPAFDKNENISPQAEADEDMGDEVDSMLDKSEDDIYKTLHIKRKWMETYVKESFKCSNQKLERFCKTNERERKNINNKFCEQYITTFQKSDMDVQKFNEEKEKSVNSCQKEQQALKLSKCSQNQTLEAVKEMHEKSMEVLMNLGTKY